A single region of the Zygotorulaspora mrakii chromosome 4, complete sequence genome encodes:
- the STP1 gene encoding Stp1p (similar to Saccharomyces cerevisiae STP1 (YDR463W) and STP2 (YHR006W); ancestral locus Anc_5.586), translated as MPSVALLRVEGSMLRNLALSIASFFRELVDVVVPSDKGEEFKKDEEVNAERKAEDVFTGKKKREIVRETETEVVRETGTEVERETEAENDLELKSSKSAASLFPAKHNVDAMLFGRSSVIPCSLDVDTLDTPMTLSVTPEGNFSCKLNNAPFAPTEDGSNNQSVGDISPVFKNSVLPISPQSNISTTPLKEEEGTMKDEGSAETDKEGNYVCHYCDAKFRIRGYLTRHIKKHAIRKAYHCPFYNSDAPPESRCHNSGGFSRRDTYKTHLKARHFIYPKGVKPQDRNKSSGHCSQCGQYFENTDQWVEQHIETGECKGLPEGYLKNIKSERTSGKLRMIKTSNGHSRFISTAQSVVEPKVLLNKDALEAMAIVAHNTNRSDILSKYGNNKIMMSSDDFNGVPKVKRKYTRRKGILTKNSSANFEKKDTNSGLTRYSDTPRESRASPYESNCPSESMDDETALNEISSSINPSPLDNHVLELVSSDSSESSHEELHHNGLEKNGQAIQPMNISNFTNSVKFNDPFSVPLDMEQCSFFDGSFISYFSNNEELRNVHNHANNDFAANGALRNQINLIAQAENHLRENEQYLSFYNFKQGKDNTLASSDA; from the coding sequence ATGCCATCTGTTGCGCTCCTAAGAGTAGAAGGTTCTATGTTGAGAAATTTGGCTCTTTCGATTGCAAGCTTTTTCCGAGAGCTTGTGGATGTTGTCGTCCCATCAGATAAAGGTGAGGAGTTCAAAAAGGACGAAGAGGTCAATGCCGAGAGAAAGGCTGAAGATGTATTCAcaggaaagaaaaagagagaaatTGTGAGAGAAACCGAGACTGAAGTCGTGAGAGAAACCGGGACTGAAGTCGAGAGAGAAACCGAGGCAGAAAATGATTTGGAACTTAAGAGCAGTAAAAGTGCAGCTAGTTTATTCCCTGCCAAGCACAACGTTGACGCAATGTTATTTGGTAGGTCATCAGTGATTCCGTGCTCTCTGGACGTCGATACCTTGGACACACCAATGACATTATCCGTGACACCAGAAGGTAATTTCAGTTGCAAGTTGAATAATGCGCCATTTGCGCCAACTGAAGATGGAAGTAACAACCAATCTGTGGGTGATATATCACCtgttttcaagaattcaGTCTTGCCAATATCTCCACAGAGTAATATTTCAACCACACCATTGAAAGAGGAGGAAGGCACAATGAAGGATGAAGGGAGTGCAGAAACCGATAAAGAGGGCAACTACGTTTGCCATTACTGTGATGCGAAATTTAGAATTCGCGGCTATCTAACCCGTCATATCAAGAAGCATGCTATCAGAAAAGCTTATCATTGCCCATTTTACAACTCAGATGCACCGCCTGAATCACGGTGTCATAATTCAGGTGGATTCAGCAGGAGAGACACTTACAAGACTCATTTGAAGGCAAGACATTTCATTTATCCGAAAGGAGTCAAGCCTCAGGATCGTAACAAATCGTCAGGCCATTGCTCTCAATGTGGACAATACTTTGAAAATACAGACCAATGGGTTGAGCAGCATATCGAAACTGGCGAATGTAAAGGACTACCAGAGGGATATCTGAAGAATATTAAGAGCGAAAGAACATCTGGAAAGCTAAGAATGATAAAGACATCAAATGGACATTCTCGTTTCATTTCAACGGCTCAAAGTGTTGTAGAACCGAAAGTTCTACTGAATAAAGATGCCTTGGAGGCAATGGCTATAGTAGCTCATAATACCAACAGATCAGATATCCtatcaaaatatggaaATAATAAGATTATGATGAGCTCAGACGATTTTAATGGCGTTCCAAAAGTAAAAAGAAAGTACACAAGACGTAAGGGTATACTTACGAAGAACAGCAGTgccaattttgaaaagaaagatacCAATTCGGGGCTGACTCGGTATTCTGACACGCCTCGAGAAAGCAGGGCATCACCTTACGAAAGTAATTGCCCCTCAGAATCTATGGATGATGAGACTGCTTTAAATGAGATTTCATCCTCTATCAATCCTTCCCCACTTGACAATCATGTACTGGAACTAGTATCAAGCGATTCTTCAGAGTCATCTCACGAGGAACTTCATCACAATGGattggaaaagaatggTCAAGCAATTCAACCAATGAACATTTCAAACTTTACAAATTCAGTTAAATTTAATGATCCATTTAGCGTGCCATTAGATATGGAACAATGCTCGTTTTTTGATGGAAGTTTCATATCATATTTCTCAAACAATGAAGAATTAAGAAATGTGCACAACCACGCTAACAACGATTTCGCAGCGAACGGAGCCCTTCgaaatcaaatcaatttGATAGCACAGGCAGAAAATCATCTACGGGAAAACGAGCAATATTTGAGCTTttacaatttcaaacaaGGTAAAGATAATACTCTAGCAAGTTCCGATGCTTGA
- the SPP41 gene encoding Spp41p (similar to Saccharomyces cerevisiae SPP41 (YDR464W); ancestral locus Anc_5.587), which yields MSQDEGDDINFNELVGNLLSTHNASNRNEENDDNSSNVPENSFLKQNLPQDEDTNHVDLPDFNVEGDDDALAAVVANAIENMDQEGAPSEDFFEQEHAGNVSKEQIEEHQQEDWARILEQGLLQGTDTDAIPDGQIDVPQEQLDQDDENLRRAILESLQELNVDSNDKGTSAKKSSKKSSKKKKKDKTKEKDPEKQKSATSKKKKRSKDHKKSKHAKSAESTSISEDVIRGFMQRGAGSSEAEIDQPADTEDAETHALVEATLKAFERELLGTPTITPVTQQRKTASKKKSATNAPSSTKKKTSSKKKPEKAETVRIDPTSSTTLIHPTINQLSGPTEEDKKKDNKKKKKKAAKDISESNEVYEDDEFSKALAEMVNQVVNTSLTETTNQPSEAVTKQQKEFVEPLTVPEENKKIERRKSNEDSFDLNQIMQKAMTLAFQEQHQEGLDNSVMEDFNRGLGDFGVTNVLDPTSVEIKKKKSSKASAKKTPPKKKKIGKSSTSIEASGLREEPFRKVKPAKPKREKILPSRDELFKKKYHQAARAAASAARKLITERNKASKASLRMERKVAREEKRRKKKQEEEELARERKELKDIVAKGPPYPPDLRLTKSGKPKKPYRRWTKEEMDKRAAVPADNLNRIKKEKKVKKKKSKKLKRVPLSTLKKIPLFNFVKGNVPSDIRQKLNGIDESLKKIPLQNYKLDINRLAPPEKVSKEEMERFDAIKEDFDAAIKLKKSFALASFDITRKTVIRREKIALHPPWAIPSQPPFALPVARRRRKERTKKLKDFKSDRNSRKRQRDYSIAFNARNRIIPAVLFPIINTLKAAAKAKAASGASSEEASNHLLTIIKHTKKSIAQTLQMSRRNYKQDYSTMKTESDINRSQERMKRVRRMPIFSLANIRQVEAKERASSQSLQEKSTPPSVIKIEEGTVPQDSLKDIPGDDHKVTFEINPNFSSKETAIEPIAIVGTNEAREFKVRNSSDVSVSKGPQECVDHTETGSSISQRTNKDKQDLTIVSENLSPQVISAEKGNTVLQSMATNILTTSCEKETTNSQNVQKSETVEHKFSSALIPSPVKNELDNEVQSLTKQSYSGEQEVRNVVEVLMKRQFSRSDGSVVDLPPNLQNIISASIGELIPAFEDENRLEATIERENKRPRRGPSQVLNLDGLVPPSAQNFVPKVERKETFSPAVTRSKPLKKKGEQPTLMYTFNIPDYRGTQGKRLMLLKRAKKHLTNDEMNALKKEMNKERKRKWREANVEKNWENDLRSRLRRRANLKFGDRDSEDKEKWFEVELAKNLADRGIKRSNETDMKKNSCSTNLSDNEVLNMIAATLNKLEVARLLERELNDEVNKKTEGERKDENSGEGKHAAFEAKKSLTEKTTDEDLSVADEKDTNQERTDELFEDGTLKRPYPDDIPVIIPLSKRPASSSSSTVS from the coding sequence ATGTCTCAGGATGAAGGGGATGAtataaatttcaatgagCTCGTGGGAAACTTATTGAGCACCCATAACGCAAGCAACcgaaatgaagaaaatgatgacAATAGTTCAAATGTGCCAGAAAATAGTTTCTTAAAACAAAACTTACCGCAAGATGAAGATACAAACCATGTGGACCTCCCCGATTTCAATGTGGAGGGAGACGACGATGCTTTAGCGGCAGTTGTAGCTAACGCCATCGAAAATATGGATCAAGAAGGGGCACCCTCTGAGGATTTCTTTGAACAGGAGCATGCTGGAAATGTctcaaaagaacaaatagAAGAGCATCAACAAGAAGACTGGGCTCGCATCTTGGAACAGGGCCTTTTACAGGGTACAGATACAGATGCAATCCCAGATGGACAAATCGATGTTCCGCAGGAGCAGCTAGACCAAGACGATGAGAATCTGAGAAGGGCAATTTTGGAATCGCTACAAGAATTAAATGTCGATAGTAATGATAAGGGAACATCAGCAAagaaatcttcaaagaaatcatcaaaaaagaagaagaaggataaaacaaaggaaaaggaTCCGGAAAAGCAGAAATCTGCAACTtccaagaaaaagaagcgcTCAAAAGACCACAAGAAGAGCAAACATGCAAAAAGTGCAGAGAGCACGTCGATTTCCGAAGATGTTATCAGAGGATTTATGCAGCGTGGAGCTGGCTCTTCGGAGGCAGAAATTGATCAACCAGCCGATACTGAAGACGCTGAAACGCATGCTTTAGTGGAGGCCACATTGAAGGCATTCGAACGTGAGCTTTTGGGAACGCCTACGATCACCCCTGTAACCCAGCAACGAAAAACCGCTTCTAAAAAGAAATCAGCGACAAATGCCCCATCTTCTactaaaaagaaaacttcaaGTAAGAAAAAGCCCGAAAAAGCAGAAACTGTACGGATAGACCCTACTTCTAGTACAACATTAATACATCCGACTATTAATCAGCTCAGTGGACCTACCGAAGAGGATAAAAAGAAGGacaacaaaaagaagaagaaaaaggcTGCGAAGGATATTTCAGAATCCAACGAGGTTtatgaggatgatgaattttcaaaggcATTAGCTGAAATGGTCAATCAAGTTGTTAATACTTCCTTAACAGAGACAACCAATCAACCATCTGAAGCAGTTACAAAACAACAGAAGGAGTTTGTGGAACCACTCACGGTACCGgaggaaaacaaaaagatcgAGAGGCGGAAAAGCAATGAGGATTCATTCgatttgaatcaaatcaTGCAGAAGGCTATGACGCTTGCTTTCCAGGAACAGCATCAAGAAGGACTCGACAACTCAGTCATGGAAGATTTCAATCGTGGCTTAGGTGATTTTGGAGTGACTAATGTGCTTGATCCTACTTCCgttgaaataaaaaagaagaagtcaaGTAAAGCATCAGCTAAAAAAACCCCTCctaaaaaaaagaagatcgGCAAATCATCTACGAGTATTGAAGCTTCTGGCTTGCGAGAAGAACCCTTCAGGAAAGTGAAACCGGCAAAGCCCAAACgagaaaaaattctgcCTTCACGAGATGAGCTCTTTAAAAAGAAGTATCATCAAGCTGCCAGGGCAGCTGCTTCCGCAGCCAGAAAGCTCATAACGGAAAGAAACAAAGCCAGTAAAGCATCACTTCGGATGGAGCGCAAAGTGGCCcgtgaagaaaagagacgaaagaagaagcaggaggaagaagaacttgcaagagaaagaaaagaactgAAGGATATAGTAGCTAAAGGGCCACCATATCCTCCAGACTTGAGACTTACAAAAAGTGGAAAACCGAAGAAGCCGTACAGAAGATGGACTAAAGAAGAGATGGACAAAAGGGCAGCTGTACCAGCTGATAATCTTAATcgaataaaaaaagagaaaaaggtcaaaaagaaaaaatctaaaAAGTTAAAAAGAGTTCCTTTATCtacattgaagaaaatacctcttttcaatttcgttAAAGGCAATGTTCCATCAGATATACGACAAAAGTTGAATGGAATCGATGAAAGCTTAAAAAAGATTCCTCTACAAAATTACAAGCTGGATATAAACAGGTTAGCGCCACCTGAGAAAGTTagtaaagaagaaatggaacGTTTTGATGCAATCAAGGAGGATTTTGACGCAGCTATAAAGTTAAAAAAGTCCTTTGCATTGGCTTCTTTCGATATAACACGTAAGACAGTTATTCGAAGGGAAAAAATTGCCCTCCATCCACCTTGGGCAATTCCAAGTCAACCACCCTTCGCACTTCCAGTTGCCAGGAGAAGAAGGAAGGAGAGAAccaagaaattgaaagatttcaaaagtgATAGAAACAGCAGAAAAAGGCAAAGAGATTACTCAATCGCCTTTAATGCACGCAACAGGATTATACCTGCTGTGCTATTTCCCATTATCAATACTCTTAAAGCAGCTGCCAAAGCAAAGGCTGCATCAGGTGCTAGCTCTGAAGAAGCAAGCAATCATTTATTGACAATTATCAAACATACAAAGAAATCTATAGCCCAGACACTACAAATGTCACGGAGAAATTATAAACAGGATTATTCTACGATGAAAACGGAATCTGATATAAATAGGTCGCAGGAAAGGATGAAAAGGGTGAGAAGAATGCCTATTTTCAGTCTTGCAAACATTAGACAAGTCGAGGCGAAGGAAAGGGCGTCCTCACAGAGTTTGCAGGAGAAAAGCACTCCTCCCTCTGTTataaaaattgaggaaGGTACCGTGCCTCAAGATTCTCTGAAAGACATTCCTGGAGATGACCACAAGGTGACATTTGAGATTAATcccaatttttcttccaaagagACTGCAATTGAGCCAATAGCCATTGTCGGCACTAATGAAGCTCGAGAATTTAAAGTTAGGAACAGTAGTGATGTTTCTGTCTCAAAGGGTCCGCAAGAGTGCGTGGATCACACTGAGACAGGCTCTTCtatttctcaaagaacaaacaaAGATAAGCAAGATTTGACTATTGTTTCGGAAAATCTCAGTCCTCAAGTCATTTCTGCAGAGAAGGGTAATACGGTACTGCAGTCAATGGCGACGAATATATTGACAACATCATGCGAAAAAGAGACCACTAATTCgcaaaatgttcaaaaatcgGAAACTGTTGAACAtaaattttcttcagctttGATACCTTCACCAGTAAAAAACGAATTGGACAATGAAGTCCAATCCTTGACAAAACAATCGTATAGCGGAGAGCAAGAGGTTCGCAACGTAGTCGAAGTTCTCATGAAGCGACAGTTTTCTAGGAGTGATGGAAGTGTTGTAGATCTTCCACCGAATTTGCAAAACATTATATCGGCTTCTATCGGAGAATTAATACCTGCTTTTGAAGACGAAAATCGTTTGGAGGCAACTATTGAAAGAGAGAATAAGCGCCCTAGGCGGGGGCCTTCTCAAGTGTTGAACCTCGACGGGCTTGTGCCACCTTCAGCGCAAAATTTCGTGCCAAAGGTAGAAAGAAAGGAAACATTCTCTCCAGCTGTGACCAGATCTAAACCtctcaagaaaaaaggagAACAGCCAACGTTAATGTACACATTCAACATACCAGATTATAGAGGAACGCAAGGAAAACGTTTAATGCTATtgaaaagagcaaaaaAGCATCTtacaaatgatgaaatgaatgcgttgaaaaaggaaatgaaCAAAGAGCGTAAAAGGAAGTGGCGAGAAGCCAATGTGGAGAAAAACTGGGAAAATGATCTTCGCTCAAGGCTTAGGAGACGAGCTAACCTTAAGTTCGGGGACAGGGACTCTGAAGACAAGGAAAAATGGTTTGAAGTTGAACTAGCAAAGAATCTGGCTGATAGAGGCATAAAGAGGTCAAATGAAACGGATATGAAGAAGAACAGTTGCTCGACCAATTTAAGTGACAATGAAGTTCTAAACATGATTGCTGCAACACTGAATAAACTAGAGGTGGCTCGTCTGTTGGAACGAGAACTTAACGATGAAGTCAACAAAAAGACTGAGGGTGAGAGAAAAGACGAAAACAGCGGAGAAGGAAAACATGCAGCTTTTGAAGcgaaaaaatctttgactGAAAAAACTACTGATGAAGATCTGTCTGTAGCTGATGAGAAAGATACTaatcaagaaagaacaGATGAGTTATTCGAAGACGGCACACTCAAGAGACCGTATCCCGATGATATTCCTGTGATAATTCCGCTATCAAAGAGACCAGCATCTTCTAGCAGTAGTACTGTTTCGTAA
- the ERG11 gene encoding sterol 14-demethylase (similar to Saccharomyces cerevisiae ERG11 (YHR007C); ancestral locus Anc_5.588) has product MSGSGSESFVAKIFEYGQLALSQFLSLSLAQQISIVVITPFVYNIVWQLLYSLRSDRPPMVFHWIPWFGSAIPYGMRPYEFFKECQEKYGDIFSFVLLGKVMTVYLGSKGHEFVFNAKLADVSAEAAYTHLTTPVFGKGVIYDCSNSRLMDQKKFCKSALSTDAFKKYVPLIADEVYKYLRTSSNFGINKEKGGKIDVMVTQPEMTIFTASRSLLGEEMREKLDTSFAYLYGDLDKGFIPINFVFPNLPLPVNKRRDHAQKTISDAYKSLIRERRERNDIQDRDLIDSLMKNSTYKDGTKMTDQEIANLLIGVLMGGQHTSAATSAWALLHLAARPDVQEELYQEQMRVLDNGKKELTYDSLQEMPFLNQTIKETLRLHHPLHSLFRKVMRDMQVPNTSFVVPKNYHVLVSPGFCHLQDTYFPNASQFNIHRWDNDAASSTASGEEVDYGFGTISKGVSSPYLPFGGGRHRCIGEHFAYVQLGVLLSIFIRTMKWHFPPGKDVPSPDFQSMVTLPIGPAEIVWEKRDPAQVI; this is encoded by the coding sequence ATGTCGGGATCTGGTTCAGAGTCGTTTGTAGCTAAGATCTTCGAATATGGTCAGTTGGCTTTATCGCAATTTCTATCACTGTCACTAGCACAGCAGATTTCTATCGTTGTAATCACTCCGTTTGTGTACAACATCGTTTGGCAATTGCTGTACTCTTTGAGAAGTGATCGCCCTCCAATGGTTTTCCACTGGATTCCATGGTTTGGCAGCGCTATACCATATGGTATGAGACCGTATgagtttttcaaagagtgcCAGGAGAAATACggtgatattttttcatttgttcTTTTAGGTAAGGTTATGACTGTTTACCTGGGATCCAAGGGTCACGAGTTTGTTTTCAACGCCAAATTAGCTGATGTGTCAGCTGAGGCTGCTTACACTCATTTGACCACGCCTGTTTTCGGTAAGGGTGTCATTTACGACTGTTCGAACAGTCGTTTAATGGACCAAAAGAAGTTCTGTAAGTCTGCTCTATCTACAGATGCCTTCAAGAAGTATGTTCCACTGATTGCCGATGAAGTTTACAAATATCTCAGAACTTCAAGCAATTTCGGGATAAATAAGGAAAAAGGTGGTAAAATTGATGTCATGGTTACGCAACCTGAAATGACTATTTTCACAGCCTCTAGGAGTTTGTTAGGTGAGGAGATGAGAGAGAAACTGGACACCAGTTTTGCTTATTTGTATGGCGATTTGGATAAAGGTTTTATCCCAATCAATTTCGTTTTCCCAAATCTTCCATTACCAGTCAACAAGAGAAGAGATCATGCCCAAAAGACaatttctgatgcttaCAAATCCTTAATCCGTGAAAGACGTGAAAGGAACGATATTCAAGATAGAGATTTGATTGATTCTTTAATGAAAAACTCTACTTATAAAGACGGCACTAAAATGACAGATCAAGAAATTGCTAATTTATTGATCGGTGTGCTGATGGGTGGCCAACATACTTCTGCTGCTACTTCTGCTTGGGCCCTATTACATTTAGCTGCTAGACCAGATGTTCAAGAAGAGTTATATCAAGAGCAAATGCGTGTTTTGGATAACGGTAAGAAAGAATTGACATACGACTCACTGCAAGAAATGCCTTTTTTGAACCAAACTATCAAGGAAACTCTAAGGCTTCACCATCCTTTGCATTCTCTTTTCCGTAAGGTTATGAGGGATATGCAAGTTCCAAATACCTCATTTGTCGTTCCAAAGAACTACCACGTTTTAGTTTCTCCAGGTTTCTGTCATTTGCAAGATACTTACTTTCCAAACGCGTCTCAATTCAATATCCATCGCTGGGACAACGATGCAGCTTCTTCAACTGCTAGCGGCGAGGAAGTTGACTACGGATTCGGCACTATCTCAAAAGGTGTTTCCTCTCCATATTTGCCATTCGGTGGTGGTAGACATAGATGTATTGGTGAACATTTTGCTTATGTTCAATTAGGTGTTTTGCTTTCTATTTTCATAAGAACTATGAAGTGGCATTTTCCTCCAGGTAAAGACGTTCCTTCTCCAGATTTCCAGAGTATGGTTACACTCCCAATTGGACCAGCGGAGATTGTGTGGGAGAAGAGAGACCCAGCTCAAGTTATTTAA
- the RMT2 gene encoding protein-arginine N5-methyltransferase (similar to Saccharomyces cerevisiae RMT2 (YDR465C); ancestral locus Anc_5.589), with amino-acid sequence MSELHRLLTFPSRPITDAAYATELHRFLASGIPATYTLEQVAAFEQGRGAEQDDIDGSNTTPLHILTRSLPLSLTEEETDVVLKMMDILFEYGAGWNFIDYENKTIGDLLLEKGQDRNGKLYKRVVAAGVSAELLLRKINGGEIEFLEVDRDDQAQEETVSTTAAVVQPDTDRTADDSKTYLATPLEYTDDSLITKDNKDGVMMDWETEIMAVAAKTICSTGSAKEKIILNVGFGMGIIDTFIQKEKPTQHYICEAHPDVLARMKTDGWYDRPNVIILEGKWQDSLNKLLDEGDTFFDGIYYDTFSEHYQDMLDLYDVVVGLLKPEGVFSFFNGLGADRPLCYDVYREIVTIDVNNYGMNCQYANVSVNLNQDWQNVKRSYFNCNYYYHPRITFT; translated from the coding sequence ATGTCTGAACTGCATAGACTGCTTACGTTCCCTTCACGACCAATCACGGATGCTGCGTATGCCACCGAGCTCCATAGATTCTTGGCCAGTGGCATACCAGCAACATACACTTTAGAGCAAGTTGCGGCATTCGAACAAGGAAGGGGAGCGGAGCAAGACGATATTGATGGATCCAACACTACTCCATTGCACATTTTGACTAGATCTTTACCTCTCAGTTtaactgaagaagaaactgaCGTTGTGCTGAAGATGATGgatattctctttgaatatGGAGCTGGTTGGAACTTTATCGATTAcgaaaacaaaacaattgGAGACTTATTACTAGAGAAAGGCCAGGATCGAAATGGTAAACTGTACAAAAGAGTGGTTGCAGCTGGTGTGAGTGCGGAGCTACTGTTGAGGAAGATAAATGGAGGGGAGATCgaatttttggaagttGATCGTGATGACCAAGCACAAGAAGAAACTGTCAGCACAACTGCCGCAGTGGTTCAGCCAGATACCGACCGCACAGCAGATGATTCAAAGACATACCTTGCAACGCCTTTGGAATACACTGACGATTCTCTCATTACCAAGGACAACAAAGACGGTGTGATGATGGATTGGGAAACTGAAATAATGGCGGTAGCTGCGAAGACTATATGCTCAACAGGCTCTGCTAAAGAGAAAATCATACTCAACGTCGGATTCGGTATGGGCATCATTGACACttttattcaaaaagaaaagccCACACAGCATTACATATGCGAAGCACATCCTGATGTACTTGCAAGAATGAAAACTGACGGGTGGTACGATCGCCCCAATGTTATAATTCTGGAAGGCAAATGGCAAGACTCTTTGAATAAGCTTTTGGACGAAGGTGATACTTTTTTTGACGGAATATATTATGACACTTTCAGCGAGCATTACCAGGACATGCTCGATCTGTACGATGTGGTGGTCGGTCTCTTGAAACCAGAAGGTgtcttttcctttttcaacGGTCTAGGTGCTGACAGACCATTGTGCTACGACGTTTACCGCGAGATTGTTACGATAGACGTCAATAACTACGGCATGAACTGTCAGTATGCCAATGTATCGGTCAATTTGAATCAAGACTGGCAAAATGTGAAACGTTCGTATTTCAATTGCAACTACTATTACCATCCTCGTATCACATTCACCTAA